ATTGGTACGAGCCGCTTAAAAAGAAATACCCGGTAGTAACCGATGCGGAGTGGGCTTTGCTTAATCGCATCGCCTCCGTTAAACACATCCGGAAAGGCGATCCTTTTTTAAAATACGGCAAAGTAGCCCGTTACTCGGCTTTTGTCATCTCGGGTTTGTTTAAATTTTCAATCCAGGATGAAGAGAGCGATGAAAAGATCATCAGGTTCGGCTTCCCGACGGATTTTCTGGCCAACTGTGAGAGTTATAACAAGAAAGCACCTTCGGCGGTGAGTATTACCGCGCTGGAGGATGCTGTAATTTTAAAACTGAACATCAAAAAACTGCAGCCGCTTTACGACCTGCACATGAACCTGCTGCATGTTAACCTGGATCTATATCGGGAAATATCAGAACAGCAATCAGAACACCAGCATATCCTTTCGCTGAAAAGCCCGCTGGGACGTTACCGCTATTTGCTGGAGCGCCGGCCGGTGATCATTCAAAAAATTACGCTGACCAATATTGCGCGTTACTTGTACGTCAGCCGGGAGGCACTGAGCCGGGCCAGGTTATTGATTTCCAAATAGCCTGGCGTGTTTTGTGACCGAGATCACAAAATCGGAAATGCTGGAAAGATAGCTTTGTCAAAAAACGATGAAGCAAAGCATGATCCTGCTGCATGGCCTATTCGGCGGCTTAAGCAACTGGGCCGGTGTGGTCAAATATTTTGAGAACCGTTATGATATGTATATTCCCGAACTGCCTTTATACGAAAAACATGAGGGGGATACTGTAAGATACCTGGTTGATTTTTTGGCTACTATGATCGATGCTGCGAAATTAACTAAAGTGATATTAGTTGGCAATTCGCTGGGCGGCCATATCGCGATACGTTACAGCTACCAATATCCGCATAAGGTTGATAGATTAGTCCTGACCGGCAGTTCCGGCCTGTATGAAAACACCCAGGTGGGCAGTTACTTTAAGCGCGGTAATTACGGCTACATCCGGGAACGGGTGGCGGCAACATTTTATGATCCGGCGGTTGCTACCGATGATCTGGTTGCTGAAGTGCTGGAGGTTACCACTAATGCTTATAAATGCTTAAGCATTATTAAATGCGCTAAATCTACCCAAAGAGACCAGGTGCTCACGCTGCTTCCGGAAATCAGCAAACCGGTATTATTGATATGGGGTGAGGAAGATCGCATCACCCCTCCCGCAGTTGCACGGCAATTCCGGGAGAACCTGCCAGATGCAGCGTTAGTGATGCTACCGGAATGCGGGCATGCCCCCATGATGGAAAAACCAGCGGCGTTTAATGCCGCTTTACAAGAATTTATAAAATGACAGATAAAAACGATAAACTATCTGAACAGCTAAGGAATTTCGCGCAGCTGAGCGACAAAGATATTACCGACAGTCAGCTGTTTTGGAAAGCGCGAAAAATGCGCAAAGGGGATTTTTTTAATATGCAACAGATGGTGTGCAATGACCTCGGTTTGATCGCCAAAGGTATCTTCCGCATCTATTTTCGTCACCCGGATACCTCGGAAGATAAGAACATTTTCTTTTTTTCGGAGGGTCAGTTCGTCGTTTCCTTCCGAAGTTTCGTCACCCGCAACCCTTGCTGGTACTTTATTGAAGCGATGGAGGATTCGGAAATTTTTTTTATCTCCCATAAGGATCTTCATGGTTTATATGAAAGCCATCCAAACTGGGGGAAATTCGGCAGGCTGCTTGCCGAATTGTTTTTTACCATTGCGCAAACGCGCACTGAAGAACTGCTCTTTTTTTCGCCCGAAGAGCGCTATACCAGGTTACTAAAGGCGCATCCGGCAATTATTGAACGCATCCCGGCCTATCATATCTCGTCGTACCTGGGTATTACCAACCCTTCGCTGAGCAGGATCCGAAAACGCATTGAGAATAAAAAACTAAAATAGCCAACAGAATATTTGGATCAGGCAAAAATCTCGTGGGGCAATAAAAGGGA
The genomic region above belongs to Mucilaginibacter sp. KACC 22773 and contains:
- a CDS encoding alpha/beta fold hydrolase, coding for MKQSMILLHGLFGGLSNWAGVVKYFENRYDMYIPELPLYEKHEGDTVRYLVDFLATMIDAAKLTKVILVGNSLGGHIAIRYSYQYPHKVDRLVLTGSSGLYENTQVGSYFKRGNYGYIRERVAATFYDPAVATDDLVAEVLEVTTNAYKCLSIIKCAKSTQRDQVLTLLPEISKPVLLIWGEEDRITPPAVARQFRENLPDAALVMLPECGHAPMMEKPAAFNAALQEFIK
- a CDS encoding Crp/Fnr family transcriptional regulator → MKHDLPYWYEPLKKKYPVVTDAEWALLNRIASVKHIRKGDPFLKYGKVARYSAFVISGLFKFSIQDEESDEKIIRFGFPTDFLANCESYNKKAPSAVSITALEDAVILKLNIKKLQPLYDLHMNLLHVNLDLYREISEQQSEHQHILSLKSPLGRYRYLLERRPVIIQKITLTNIARYLYVSREALSRARLLISK
- a CDS encoding Crp/Fnr family transcriptional regulator; translation: MTDKNDKLSEQLRNFAQLSDKDITDSQLFWKARKMRKGDFFNMQQMVCNDLGLIAKGIFRIYFRHPDTSEDKNIFFFSEGQFVVSFRSFVTRNPCWYFIEAMEDSEIFFISHKDLHGLYESHPNWGKFGRLLAELFFTIAQTRTEELLFFSPEERYTRLLKAHPAIIERIPAYHISSYLGITNPSLSRIRKRIENKKLK